The Peromyscus maniculatus bairdii isolate BWxNUB_F1_BW_parent chromosome 6, HU_Pman_BW_mat_3.1, whole genome shotgun sequence genomic interval ctgtgggatgttctgtacatTACATGTGTTGCTTGgttgggtaataaataaaacactgattggccagtagccaggcaggaagtataggcgggtcaaagagaagagaactgggcgaagtggaaggcagaggagagacctgccagctgctGTTCAGGGAGCATCAAGTACAGGCAATAGGTAAAGCCGtcgaacatgtggcaacatatagattaacagaaataggtttagtataagagtaagactagacaatggtaggcctgagataatggctgagcagtttaagtaatataagcatctgagtgattattttatatgtgggttgtgggactgcgggggtttggtgggacctggagagaagctctccagctacaagatatacgttttgttttgttttttttttcatcagataAAGCTCCAACCTGAGTATCTGGTGAACCAGGTTTTGTTTGTTACTCTATGAggactgtagtgtgtgtgtgtgtgtgtgtgtgtgtgtgtgtgtgtgtgtgtgtgtgtgtgtgtttgtgaatgtgagcatgtgtgtgtatgtatgtgtttgtgaatatgagtatgtgtgtgtgtgtgtgtgtgtgcgtgtgtgtgtgtatgtgtatatgtgtatgtgagtatgtgtatgtgcttttgATGGTGATGTGGAACGTGAAGCACATCCCTTTAGGTGGCTCCCTGACAAAAACCGAAGACTGAGATAACAATTGTGGTGGCTATGAGTCTTAGAGAGTTTGTTGGGGGGGATTTGAATTATGGGTATATAGAAGGAATGAGTAAGAAGAGGCAGATTCACTTCTGTTGGAGGATTTCTTGAAGTGAACAGAAACAGTTGAGTATGATAGAAACCAAGAAGCCTAATTTGGGGACAGAGCACTCAGGATTACATATGTCAGATTCAGCTTGGGCAGGTACTAATTAAACTCTAGAGTGACTCACTGACTTATAAGAGGAGAGTCCTCTACTTGTCCCAGGTGTCCAGTGCAAAAACCTCTGATGGCATTACATAACCTTCCTCTGGCACCCCAGGTATCCTCAGTGGGAAGAGCCTCCCACCCGCCAGTGCCGGGATTGGATGTTAGTGCCAGGGTAGGTGTTAACTGGAGGAAGTCACTGCCCTCATATGTCTGTGAATAGCTTTTGCTtcatgaagaaaagagagaagtcaCTGAGTCAGACACCAATGTAGTCAGGATTGGAAGGATTTAATGAGGACGTAACAGGACTGAATCACTTGTAACTTAGTCCCTCTTCAGAAGAACATTGAGTAGACAAACTAGCTCAGGAACCAAGTCTTCAGTTGAATTCAGAGACTCAGAGGCCCCACATTTATAGGTAAAAAAGCTTCGTAGTACTTCATTTTAAGGTATAAATGAGAGGCAGGACTGTGCTGTGAGGGCATAGTATTTCCCCAGAAATGGAAACTGGGGCTCAGCATTCATCTGGTGATCAGCTCCTCAAGGCACAGTTTTGGACTACATTACTTTTGCTTTGTCTTCTGCTGGGCTAGTACTGGAGTGACAGTGGAAGGACAGGGTTCAGGAGCCTTGGGGTGGCAGGGCTCAGGAGCCTTGGGGTGGCAGGGCTCAGGAGCCTTGGGGTGGCAGGGCTCAGGAGCCTTGGGGTGGCAGGGCTCAGGAGCCTTGGGGTGGCAGGGCTCAGGAGCCTTGGGGTGGCAAGGCTCAGGAAGCTTGGGATGGCAGGGCTCAGGAGCTTTGGGGTGACTGGGCTCAGGAACCTTGATGTCACAGGGCTCCTTGATTTGGGAGACACATGGCTCCTGCGGTGGTGGTTGGCAAGGCTCTTTCACTTGCTGCTCATGCAGCTGAGGAGGTCCTGTGCAGGGCTGCTTCTGCTGGTGGGAACTCATGCTTCAAAGACGGCTGGGCCTAGAAATAGAATGGATGATTTATGGAGGGAATGACTTCACAAGAAACCGCCAGCAATGCCACTTCTGATGTCCAAAGAAGTAGAGGTTctcctttctatctctctctctctaccacagAGGGTACTTTGCCATGGAGGTCCTTAAAGGTCACCTGGTTCTAAACAAGCAGGATCTTTCCGGCCGTTCCCTCTTCCTACCTATTACAGCAACACAGCAAAGGGCTTTATCAGGAACAGGAGACTGATGACGTGATGACGTTGGCTCATGTGGAAATGTGATGGCAcgcagaaaataaaaacaataaaatgctcACAGCCCACTGCTCATCTGCACCAAATAAGATGTTTTGTCACCTGCAGAATGCCTGTGGCTACTCCAGGATGCCTCGCCGTCGCATGCGGCTTGCACGTTCCTCCATCTCAGGGGCCCCTCTCAGGTCTGCTTGCGCAGATTTGCCCAACTGTCACAGATCACCTGCTATACCACAGTTAGGCAGCTTTCTTAGAGTGAGGACTTCAGGAACCTTTCTCGCCTTCCCAAACTGCCATAGCACTTGCCCTTGTCTCCTGGCACCAACTCTTCATAGTACTATCTTTAGTTCTTGGTCTTCTAAATGAGATGCAGTTTTACGGAGAAAATTCTCCTTTGTTAAATTATCTTTTACAGTCCAAAACACCAgataaagcaaactcttaacaaatattattatttaaagaataaaatcctCAGCATTAAAACTGTAGATAAAGAAATGATGTCACTAGGAGTGAGATGGGCTTGTGCTCTTACCCAGACCCAGATACAGCAAGGGCCGATGGGGCACACCAATTACAACTGAAGTTCCTTCAATTGGGATTATTGTAAATGCAAGTTTCAAGGGTTTGTAATTCAGATGATACATCTGCATTATAACTACGACTACATTTCAATAAGAGGACAAAAAAGATGCCCTAAGTGCAAATGAGGCTCCAGTAAAAAGTCACATAAATGCATAAAGTAAATGGTAAAGTATCCACATAGAGAAGCTTACCTGGTATGCAGAGAACAGTCAGTGTAGTCGATGGGATCTGATGTGGCATCCTCTTCACACTGGCCTTTTATAGAGGGAACAAGCCCTGCCTCAAGGGAATGGGAGCCTTTGGGGCCGATGAATCTTCATAGCTTACCTGACAGACATGATTCATCCTGGGTGCTTCATCCACTTATTGGTTCAGCTTAAGTGATGACACTagtaatgtgatttttttttcacatgctgACAATAATGCCATCTGAGCATAACCCTGAAGAATACTCCCTCCACCCCGCTTCCACCTGCGTGGTCTTCAAGTGTGATGTTTGCAGGGAGGATGCTATGGATTGAAGGAGCAAAAAGGGAATTGTGGGAAATCAGGCATCAGAAATCCCATCTTATGGGTGTCATAAGCAGAGCTTCAATTTAGATGAGTTTATTGGGATGATTAGGATATATAGTGGGTGACAGATAGCCAGTAGGTGTTTCTAGTTCTCCTGAGAGGCGATGGGTATAATGCCAGCACTTTCTTTTATTCAGGACAACTTAGGCCATAATTTTACTTATCCATTACTTAGTGGACTTAAGCCCCAAAAGGAGATtaagaaaatatacaaacaagcaaacagacagaaactctaaaatgattttctttttctctttttcttttttaatcttgagAGTCCTTTTCCaaggagaaatacaaaaataaaaggcACAGGCTAGGAATCTCTGTTAGAGAAGGGGCACTTTGAGCTGGGTGAAGTGAGAAGGCCATAGGACTTCAGGTACAAAGTGACTTGGTTCTTTTATTCCAGCCACTTTTTCTATCTAGTGTGGTGAAGACTTGGGCAGATGGTTACAGGGGAGACAGAAACTGGGGAGAGTTCAGAACATGGGTGAGGAGTGGCGAGGTGGGCTTTCATGGTGGTAGACATTTGAAGAGCATCGTCACACAGTCTAGGAAGGGCATGCATCAGACATGCATAGAGTTCAGTGGAGCCTGGCAAGCAGAGCAATCTTTTCTCAAACTCAGCCGTGCCTTACATGATGAAAGGGCTGTGTGAACAGAGGGTTTCTTCTTCAGGAGGAGTTTCTCTCCTAAGCTAGGACAACACTTATCTAACCTGTGAAGACAGTTTCAGCTCACACAATGTCCACCATTACATCATAGGCTACTTCACTTCACTTCTTTTCTTACCAGAAATCATGATTCACTAGAAAGTCTCTCTTTCTACACCATTATTCAAgtaaattatatcatttcttatgcaagaaaacccaaaataaacaaaaagagttgaatctatataaaaattaaggaaagcaTACTAAAATCCTGAAATAATTCTATTGTTTACCATGGAGTTCAATGTAAGCAAACAATGTTTGGTAATAAGAGAAAACCTATTTGGGGAACACAACTATATTTAGTTGATTCTTCTTTGAAATCAATGTGGAGAGATTCTTTCTCAGATAGAAACTGCATGTTCTCTATTCATTTTAGTCCCATCTGTTTAACTTTCTCCATGAAAACTTCAAAATAATATAGTGTAGAACTATAGAATATGTTACATAATTTCCATGTTGTTTTTTGACTGCGTTAAAGAAAATTCCAATTCTTTCCAATGTCCATCTACTGTCATATTCAATCTAATTGCTCTCAAACCTCAAGATCTCAGACTCAGTGCTGTGGGAGATTGCAACACCAAATGGTGACACATGGAATATCCCAAGACCAAGCAGGATCAGGCAATTGTCAAGCCAAATGTGAGGCTTATGAAAGAGTGAGTTACAGAGCTTCAGGTACTGACACGTCCTGGAACCTCCCTCCTGGGGTGTGTACTCCGCGTTAGTGATGCTTCTTGCAGTTATAGTGGGTTGTGGGAGACAATGAAAATTTTCCAGGGCTCTCTAGCACTATAAAAAGCAAGCTCTCCAAATTTATTCTCTCAAAGAAGTTTTGAGTGTCTATAGGACATCAGTTAGTATTCTTGGCACTTGAATGTATCattgaaaaacaacaaatacaatGAATCGTTTGCACTACACATactagagaagaaggaagaaatctattacaaataataaaaaaaatgatgggCATGAGAACTTTATATTtatgctatgaaaaaaaaaagaatagcaatgTAAGCCATTAGGAACACCAAAGAGATAATGGTATTTGTAAATACTTTTCCAGGAGGTGGTGTTTGGACAGACCCAAGAGAACCGAAGCTATTAGAACATCTGAGGGCAGAATGTTCAAGTAAGGCACGATCTGAAGCAAATCCTTAAGAGGAGATCCAAAGCAAATGCTGGAGCTGCCTGGCATGCTCCAGTGTCACAGGGGCTGAGACAGAGGCCACAGCCGAACCTGTCAGCCTACTGCCAGTCATTCTCAGAACACAATGACTCACCTTCCCACAGGTCTTTATGAGTCTGCTTAAACAGTCCTTAGGAGAGTACGCTAAAGAAATGTCTCTTCAGGTGCCCAGATGTCACGCtccttggatttttttgtttttgagagtgaGAGTTTCTACTCTGTAATGGAAGAGTTACATATATGAGTGGATTAAACTCAcatcttaaatcattttaataCAGTGAATTTACCTATTGAGGATTCTTTTAGCAATCTTTTAAAGTTCAGTTATTCATGTGATAATAGGACCAGTGAATTACTTGTTAAACATAGAATTGACCAGAACTAGCAGGCCATTCTTCAGTGATAGGGTCCTGAGAGAGAAGACCATGAGATCAGGGGATAAGGGGATAGGAAAGTTTAGAATTAAGAGGTCTTGCACAAGCTATGTGTTATGACAAAGCAGCTTATTAAAAAATGCGGCATCTTATACACTATTTCCAGGGCAGAAATGGGACAGTGCCAGCAGAAACTATCATACAATGAGATGaagtcagaaggaagaaaatcaagaaaTGTTGCACAAGGGAACACAGAGTATCTCAAGAATAATATAGATGGAGCACATAGTGGCCTTGGGATTAGCAACCTTAGCTCAGCATGGTGGAAAGAGCTTTTTCTCAGTATCCAAAGTTGTGGCTCACTCAAGGCCCTGACCTCAGGCTATTACTGGTTCTGCCAAGCATATTCCTAGTTTTAGAGGAGGATTTGTGTTCCTTCTCCATACATGGGGCCTTGGGGGAAACCTTGGATCAGCTCATTCCTTAACATAGAattatgaattttgaaaaaaactttctttttagtaAAGTTACgttacatattatattataagtGTATTAAAGTGTGATGGAAATAGGGATCCTGGTATGATGGCAACTGAATACTTGGAAACTGACCAAATATACCACTTATTAGTAGCCACCTGAcacctattttgttttcttggctacTCAGTTCAATAAAATCTTCCAGGGTTTGCAATTCAATGTAGTATATAAgtcttaattagaaaaaaaagacaaatgaaaaagatCAAGAAGATTCATATTGtgaaaaatggccattttaccaaaagcaatctagagattcaatgcaattcccatcaaaaatctaacacaattcttcatagaaatcGAAAAACAatcttcatatagaaacacacacacacacacacacacacacacacacacacacacacacacacacacacaccagggtagctaaaacaatctggaataataaaataactgttagaggtatcaccatcccagattttaAGTTGTATTAtagaactataataataaaaaagcatggaattggcataaaaacagacacattgatcaatggaatagaaataAATACCAGGCGTAATTCAATACATCCACAGATATCtgttgttttaataaagaaatcaaaaatgtGCACTGAATAAAAGAAGGGTCACAagccctgctccctgctcctgcttgtgaggagagagatggctcagcgactAAGAGCGCTGACTGacgttccagaggacctgaattcaatccccaggccaTCAGGTGTCTGATCACTCCAggattacaaaaataaataaataaaaacaaaacaaaacaaaaaagacccatGTGACCCTTCTTTAACCCCTTAAAAGAGGTCACGTACATCAACAGGAAGCACcccctcctttgggccatatagccctaGGTCATGGGTGAAGCAAATATCACTACAAAATGTTCAGTATCCTTAACAAAATGTTCAATATCtttatggaaatgcaaattaagagtactttgagattttagcttacctcagtcagaatggccaagataaataaaacaaatgacagcacatgctgatggagatggagggaagagggaacacttcttcattgctggtggaagtgcagacttgtacagccactatggaaatcagtgtagaggttccttaaaaaactgaaaatcaatctacctcaaaatccaACTATGCTACTCTTAGGCATATGCCAAGACTCTACGTCTTACTAAAGAGATACTCATCTATGAACATTGAGGCTCTACTCACAAGAGCCAGATATTATAAAcagcctaaatgtccatcaactgatgaatagataaagtgtgatacatttacacaatggaatataatTCATCTgattagaaaatgaaattattaaatcttCAGGTGAATGGATAGAACCAGAAACagtcatcctgagtaaggtaactcagaccccaaaagacaaatattttctcttttatgtgcatgttagcttttaagcttttgatatGTGTGTTTCAATCTGAATAATTTCAGAGGTTAGGTAGCTTGTAAGGGACCAAGGTGAGAGGGAGGTGACcttcaaggaagagaaaatagaatgtattgctacagggagaaaaaaaactagaataggaggattaaatggagagagggatggggaagaaaggaggggtaTGGGGAGGGGCAACTAACACTAAAAGCCTTTTGAAAATCCATATGGAAACTTACTACTGTATAAGCTCCCTAAAATATAGACAtttatgaaaagaatttaaacaaaGTTAGCATATAACAGGAGAGACCATGTCCCAAGTACGCATCTTATGTCACCAAGTAAAACcttcagtgccaggaatgggttatataTTTTTGAGTCATTGGCTAAGGGGTCCCAGAGACTAGTGCCAATGCTATTGGTTACTCTCCACAGGCTGATTGATAATAAGGCCCTATTGTTAAAGAAACAACTTATTTATGTCATTTTACATGTCGAAATTGAGCTGGTGCACAACTAGAAGCTTCgtccctactgactagtgtttatggtactggaaggtactcttcaCACTACCTGAGCAGAAAAGTGATATTGCCACCCAGCTACAGACCCAGGGACCTACAACAGCAATAatgtctgcaagatatactggtttAATAGTGACACAAATATTACAGGAGTAATTAAccatattttaattggatttaaggtaCAC includes:
- the Sprr1b gene encoding cornifin-B, with protein sequence MSSHQQKQPCTGPPQLHEQQVKEPCQPPPQEPCVSQIKEPCDIKVPEPSHPKAPEPCHPKLPEPCHPKAPEPCHPKAPEPCHPKAPEPCHPKAPEPCHPKAPEPCHPKAPEPCPSTVTPVLAQQKTKQK